One window of the Corticium candelabrum chromosome 7, ooCorCand1.1, whole genome shotgun sequence genome contains the following:
- the LOC134182530 gene encoding uncharacterized protein LOC134182530, giving the protein MTTCNCGASLDSSGYHLLTCKTGGGPVWSHESLASVWSDCLRELHIHHRREPRHRYANSNDRPDIVAFDSDSGCNVDLDIALAHPWSSDIFPRSSETDGAAAERREERKKSKYEKECLPGGTAVSLIPLVMEHFGRWGVMGRNFLQKLAKKSCDEIGRPNAAEFLDFWRKRFSLQLQKCNAKVILRKMASLSSDTSSAKYSTQFFSH; this is encoded by the coding sequence atgacaacatgcaactgtgGTGCCTCCCTGGACAGCagtgggtaccatctgctaaCATGCAAAACCGGTGGAGGGCCAGTTTGGTCGCACGAATCGCTTGCATCAGTCTGGTCTGATTGCCTGCGGGAGCTGCACATCCATCATCGAAGGGAACCGAGGCATCGGTATGCCAATTCCAATGACCGGCCAGACATTGTAGCCTTCGACTCAGACTCTGGGTGCAATGTGGATCTGGACATAGCtctagcacacccatggagctcgGACATCTTCCCTAGATCTTCGGAAACAGATGGCGCCGCTgctgagagaagagaggagagaaaaaagtcaaaatacGAGAAGGAATGTCTACCAGGTGGAACTGCTGTCAGTCTCATTCCTCTGgttatggagcattttggacgcTGGGGTGTCATGGGAAGAAACTTCCTGcagaaactagcaaagaaatcatgtgacgaaattggtagaccaaacgctgcagagttccttgacttttggcgaaaaagattctcccttcagctgcaaaaatgcaatgccaaagtcatactgaggaagatggcaagcttgtcaagtgacacaagtagcgctaagtactcaacccagttctttagccactag